One segment of Candidatus Gracilibacteria bacterium DNA contains the following:
- a CDS encoding adenylate/guanylate cyclase domain-containing protein, which produces MKHIFKNTNLLTIVLSCCIIVILIVCSSVFRVLNKTIQNEYYSVKNEILGVSANPHIIVVEIDEKSIESIGSFPFPRSVYASLIKNLNLESVPLIAFDILFLDPSEESSDTIFSQAIKDSKARIILGDALDTSGEIKIPTTILDADSYSHGYLSPNVESSNKTVYSFSPKMKDVKGEIYEHFTLQILRNFYDYMYGTSLSSIIGNYEQGNYIISQDVQIPLASKNSEEILINFVPSDSFTRVSVSDVANPSTFEQLRNEIDFRDAIVLVGPAADGLKDNFFTPNGYEFGVNIHANILNTLLLKSYMMYFDPFIEWILIFFIVILSVSLNLSTSSRILVISNLVIILVFWIIIPVSILLGTNLIFNYPSEIIFSLILSVLVANIVKYLIEDKNKQKLNKALSEYVGSHIAAEILDEDGSVDFDGQEKNLVCFFSDIEGFTSLSEILSPIELVGFLRVYLTHMTESIMDQKGYVDKFEGDAIMALWGAFSKQQDTKDDSVRACATALIHQETIKKINTEWKDKLKRTLRVRIGIHSGNAIIGNIGAIGKKMSFTALGDNINLASRLEGANKYYGTLICVSESVYFDTQDAFEFRFLDEIQVKGKDISVKIYELLANKGELSIEKKSQIYKFSEARELYTQKNFKEAQAIFLELEKLGDAPSKYYAQRCACFQKNPPSKDWTGVWRMTEK; this is translated from the coding sequence ATGAAACATATTTTTAAAAATACAAACCTTCTTACGATAGTACTCTCTTGCTGTATTATCGTTATTTTAATTGTATGTAGTTCTGTATTTAGAGTTCTTAATAAAACAATTCAAAATGAGTATTATTCTGTAAAAAATGAAATACTCTGAGTTTCAGCCAATCCTCACATTATAGTTGTCGAAATAGATGAAAAAAGTATTGAGTCAATTGGATCTTTTCCATTTCCACGCTCTGTATATGCTTCGCTTATAAAAAATCTGAACTTAGAAAGTGTTCCTCTCATTGCATTTGATATATTATTTTTAGACCCTTCAGAAGAATCATCTGATACTATTTTTTCACAAGCTATCAAAGACTCCAAAGCCAGAATAATACTCTGAGACGCACTTGATACGAGTGGTGAGATAAAGATACCTACTACTATACTTGATGCTGATTCGTATTCACATTGATATTTGTCTCCCAATGTTGAGTCATCGAATAAAACAGTATATTCATTTTCTCCAAAAATGAAGGATGTAAAGGGAGAGATATATGAGCATTTCACTCTACAAATTCTTAGGAATTTTTATGATTATATGTATGGAACTTCTCTTTCATCGATAATATGAAATTACGAACAATGAAATTATATCATTTCTCAAGACGTGCAAATTCCATTGGCATCAAAAAACTCTGAAGAAATACTCATAAATTTTGTGCCGAGTGATTCCTTTACTCGTGTATCAGTTTCAGATGTCGCAAATCCAAGTACATTCGAACAACTTCGTAATGAGATAGATTTTAGAGACGCGATAGTACTCGTTGGTCCAGCTGCTGATGGACTCAAAGATAACTTCTTCACCCCAAATGGCTATGAATTCGGAGTAAATATACATGCTAATATACTCAATACTCTCTTACTGAAGAGTTATATGATGTATTTTGACCCATTTATAGAATGGATTTTAATATTTTTTATTGTTATACTTTCTGTATCACTCAATCTCTCCACTTCCTCCAGAATCCTGGTCATATCTAATCTCGTCATTATCCTCGTATTTTGGATTATTATTCCTGTGAGTATATTATTAGGAACGAATCTCATTTTTAATTATCCTTCCGAGATAATATTCTCTCTGATACTTTCAGTGCTTGTTGCAAATATAGTAAAATATCTTATAGAGGATAAGAATAAACAGAAGCTCAATAAAGCTCTTAGTGAATATGTATGAAGTCATATTGCAGCAGAAATACTGGATGAAGATGGGAGTGTAGACTTTGATGGACAAGAAAAAAATCTTGTGTGTTTTTTCTCAGATATTGAATGATTTACAAGTCTTAGTGAAATACTCTCACCGATAGAACTTGTTTGATTTCTCCGAGTATATCTCACACATATGACAGAAAGTATCATGGATCAAAAGTGATACGTTGATAAGTTCGAAGGAGACGCTATTATGGCCCTCTGGTGAGCATTTTCTAAGCAACAGGATACCAAGGATGATTCGGTGCGTGCTTGCGCCACAGCGTTGATTCACCAAGAAACAATTAAAAAAATTAATACAGAGTGGAAAGATAAACTCAAGCGTACGTTACGAGTGAGAATCGGGATACATAGTGGGAATGCTATTATTTGAAATATATGAGCCATCTGAAAAAAAATGAGTTTTACAGCTTTGTGAGATAATATAAATCTCGCTTCAAGACTTGAATGAGCAAATAAATATTATGGAACCCTCATTTGTGTCAGCGAGAGTGTTTACTTTGATACACAAGATGCTTTTGAATTTAGGTTTCTTGATGAGATACAAGTGAAATGAAAAGATATATCAGTGAAGATCTATGAGCTCCTAGCGAATAAATGAGAATTATCAATAGAGAAAAAATCTCAGATTTATAAATTTTCTGAAGCTCGAGAACTCTATACTCAAAAGAATTTTAAAGAAGCACAGGCAATATTTTTGGAACTTGAAAAACTATGAGATGCTCCATCTAAATACTACGCTCAGAGATGTGCTTGTTTTCAAAAAAATCCCCCGAGTAAGGATTGGACATGAGTATGGAGAATGACAGAAAAATAA
- the ung gene encoding uracil-DNA glycosylase, translated as MNLHISDSWKKILEPEIKKSYFQEIKTFLKCELESGKIIYPETHNIFAAFEKTSLNNLKVVILGQDPYHGAGQAHGLSFSVQDGVIVPPSLKNIYKELQMEFSDFKIPKSGNLESWAEQGVLLLNSILTVEASKPASHSKIGWSQFTDTIIQKISESQQGIIFVLWGAFARSKKVLINESKHFILESPHPSPFSAHTGFLGNGHFKKINEILESHGKEKIQW; from the coding sequence ATGAACTTACATATTTCTGATTCTTGGAAAAAAATATTAGAGCCTGAAATTAAAAAATCATATTTTCAGGAAATTAAGACATTTTTAAAGTGCGAATTAGAATCTGGAAAAATCATCTACCCAGAAACTCATAATATATTTGCGGCATTTGAAAAAACATCACTTAACAATCTCAAAGTAGTAATACTGGGGCAAGATCCTTATCACGGAGCCTGACAAGCCCACTGACTCAGTTTTTCTGTTCAAGATGGTGTAATAGTACCCCCAAGTCTTAAAAACATCTATAAAGAGCTTCAAATGGAATTCTCTGATTTTAAGATTCCAAAAAGTGGGAATTTAGAATCATGGGCAGAGCAATGAGTGCTACTTCTCAATAGTATTTTAACTGTTGAAGCTTCAAAACCTGCCAGTCATAGTAAAATTGGTTGGTCTCAGTTCACAGATACCATCATTCAAAAAATATCTGAATCACAGCAATGAATTATATTTGTACTCTGGTGAGCATTTGCTCGATCAAAAAAAGTGCTGATTAATGAATCAAAGCACTTTATTCTTGAATCTCCACATCCATCACCTTTTTCAGCTCATACTGGTTTTCTTGGAAACGGACACTTTAAAAAAATAAATGAAATTTTAGAATCTCATTGAAAAGAAAAGATTCAGTGGTAG
- the dnaE gene encoding DNA polymerase III subunit alpha, translating into MAFVHLHNHSHYSILEGLPKPKDYVKKAKQLGMKAVALTDTGNLHGCHEFLKACESEGINAILGAEVFTRSESDQKLNHKLVLLAKSGEGYKNLIGIVSKASLDNPGQTPAISVSDLKEFSDDIIALSGPIAGEIPYLILSGQSDDVILDRIKLYQDIFGVDNYFLEILYHGDIPKQSLVTDKIIDLHNTHGIPIVACQNSYYVDKEDKTTQDVIMALGSGHEIENPDRPSLLQGDYSFLSEEEMQEIFGYIPEALENTQKIADMISIKIETGGVLIPTFELPDDMQALFEKAQVFQKNNPGNTPKMTLSSDEWYLRYLSYAGINWRCKKNISEEMLFELVQKTQMPGLGKALTETSPEELKDLSLTYYSQRKKDILDSFDQDLQDQIERLEYELVVVHEMGFNAYFLIVADYIGWARSENIPVGPGRGSAAGSLMAFLTGITDIDPLKYNLLFERFLNPARISMPDIDTDFADSERDRVVEYCRQKYGADRVAQICTFGTFAARAAVKDVGRVMGVPFAEMNELVKLIPEKPGTKLTGALEDAPDFKVAYDTNEKYKKIIDNALKIEGNVRQLGVHACAVIIAPQSMTHFTALAHPPKDAEAIITQYSAYPLEDLGLLKMDFLGLRNLTIIQRAQKIIEASKGHSVDILDVAMDDQSVYKIFADGDTTGVFQFESDGMRKYLRDLAPDSFEDLIAMVSLYRPGPLAYIPTYINRKYGREEIKYMTDDLRAILEKKYSEAEIEEEKRKLEEDLKRILDVSYGIAVYQEQLMFIVQYMAGFSLGEADLLRRGVGKKKLDVIEALKKEFITKSASFKGYKAETSRYIYEEMIQPAANYSFNKSHAACYALIAYQTAYLKAHYRTEFLTSMMTSDEENMERIVLEVGEAQQNGIEIMRPDINESLKHFTYIDDTHIRFGLKAIKGLGDGPIDAILHARKDGIFSDLQDFIKRGGRETLGKKSLEALIYAGAMDIFGERNTLLCNIDEIVRASKNEIKKESSAQIGMFDTGLTDFDDSIKLQEVTPLSYEQKLFGEKEVLGYMVSGHPLDSLRLYCQRRSRSTKNLSSSLSDLKKIHDENPEKFKEDLQKQQIQAVGVIIDMRKIVTKTGKNMLFLTCEGFEYDFEVTIFNKDYDKFKDLVAIGKVIIAEGMLGVNFEYGRKNLYVKSIIAASVTQVREQARDMGLLDSKKRTILIKESLSQSEDTKQSENQNQEADNNQDTDGKNISDNSSEFESELDGKISQNKFEKSEKNEPTDTLDKYIVIIPSGTKIDQIHELKNFLASQEPGITSIYILLQGQEVDTKFSLCSIEGLKKWEKSNLGEISHA; encoded by the coding sequence ATGGCATTTGTTCATCTGCATAATCATTCTCATTATTCAATATTGGAAGGACTTCCAAAACCAAAAGACTATGTAAAAAAAGCTAAGCAACTTGGTATGAAAGCGGTGGCTCTCACAGATACAGGAAACTTGCATGGGTGTCACGAGTTTTTAAAAGCGTGTGAATCTGAAGGTATAAATGCAATATTGTGAGCTGAAGTATTTACTCGTTCGGAATCTGACCAAAAACTCAATCATAAACTTGTTTTGCTCGCTAAAAGTGGAGAATGATACAAGAATCTTATTGGAATTGTATCTAAAGCTTCTCTCGATAATCCTTGACAAACTCCTGCAATAAGTGTATCTGATTTAAAAGAATTTTCAGATGATATAATAGCTCTCTCAGGACCAATAGCTGGAGAGATTCCATATCTGATCTTATCTGGACAAAGTGATGACGTTATTTTAGACAGAATAAAACTCTATCAAGATATATTTTGAGTTGATAATTATTTTCTAGAGATTTTATACCACTGAGATATACCAAAACAGTCCTTAGTCACTGATAAAATCATAGATTTACATAATACTCATGGTATTCCAATTGTCGCATGTCAAAATAGCTACTATGTCGACAAAGAAGACAAAACAACTCAGGACGTAATTATGGCGCTTGGGTCATGACATGAAATTGAAAATCCCGATAGACCCAGTTTATTGCAATGAGACTATAGTTTCTTGTCAGAAGAAGAGATGCAGGAAATATTTTGATATATCCCTGAAGCTCTAGAAAATACACAAAAAATAGCTGACATGATCAGCATAAAAATAGAGACAGGGTGAGTCCTTATTCCAACTTTTGAGCTCCCTGATGATATGCAGGCACTTTTTGAAAAAGCTCAAGTTTTTCAAAAAAATAATCCAGGAAATACTCCAAAGATGACACTTTCATCAGATGAATGGTATTTGAGATATCTCTCATATGCTGGGATAAACTGGAGATGTAAAAAAAATATTTCAGAAGAAATGCTTTTTGAATTGGTACAAAAAACTCAAATGCCTGGACTTTGAAAAGCACTGACAGAAACTTCACCCGAAGAACTCAAGGATTTATCTTTGACCTATTATTCTCAGAGAAAAAAAGACATCTTAGACTCATTTGATCAAGATCTTCAAGATCAAATAGAGAGATTAGAGTATGAATTGGTCGTAGTGCACGAGATGGGATTTAACGCGTATTTTTTAATTGTTGCTGATTATATAGGTTGGGCTCGTTCTGAAAATATACCAGTATGACCTGGAAGATGATCTGCTGCGTGAAGTCTCATGGCATTTTTAACTGGAATAACTGACATAGATCCTCTGAAATATAATCTCCTGTTTGAGCGATTTTTAAACCCAGCACGTATTTCCATGCCGGATATTGATACCGACTTTGCAGATAGTGAGAGAGACAGAGTGGTTGAATATTGTCGACAAAAATATGGAGCAGACAGAGTTGCTCAAATTTGTACTTTTGGTACATTTGCAGCAAGAGCAGCTGTCAAAGATGTTGGACGAGTGATGTGAGTGCCCTTTGCAGAGATGAATGAACTTGTGAAGCTCATTCCAGAAAAACCTGGTACGAAACTTACTGGTGCACTTGAAGATGCTCCTGATTTTAAAGTTGCCTATGATACGAATGAAAAATACAAAAAGATAATAGACAATGCTCTTAAAATAGAATGAAATGTTCGACAATTATGAGTTCATGCTTGTGCCGTAATCATCGCTCCACAGTCCATGACACACTTCACGGCTTTGGCTCATCCACCAAAAGATGCAGAGGCTATTATTACGCAGTATAGCGCTTATCCACTTGAAGATCTTGGACTGCTAAAGATGGACTTTCTTTGACTTCGAAACCTGACAATTATTCAAAGAGCTCAAAAAATTATTGAGGCTTCAAAAGGTCATAGCGTAGATATACTCGATGTTGCCATGGATGATCAATCTGTCTACAAGATATTTGCTGATGGAGATACTACCTGAGTCTTTCAGTTTGAGTCAGATGGTATGAGAAAATATTTGAGAGACCTTGCTCCAGATAGTTTTGAAGATCTTATTGCCATGGTCTCACTCTATAGACCTGGACCTCTCGCATATATTCCGACCTATATCAACCGTAAGTATGGACGTGAAGAGATAAAATATATGACAGATGACCTCAGAGCTATCTTGGAGAAAAAGTACTCAGAAGCCGAGATAGAAGAAGAAAAACGAAAGTTGGAAGAAGACCTGAAACGTATTCTAGACGTGAGTTATGGTATTGCTGTCTATCAGGAACAATTGATGTTTATTGTACAGTATATGGCAGGATTTTCACTTGGTGAAGCTGACTTGCTCCGAAGATGAGTTTGAAAAAAGAAACTCGATGTTATAGAGGCACTCAAAAAAGAATTTATCACGAAATCAGCCAGTTTTAAAGGTTACAAAGCTGAAACTTCTCGCTATATTTATGAAGAGATGATTCAACCTGCTGCAAACTACTCATTTAATAAATCTCATGCTGCGTGTTACGCACTTATTGCTTATCAAACTGCCTATCTTAAGGCACATTATAGAACTGAGTTTCTCACCTCAATGATGACTTCTGATGAAGAAAATATGGAGAGAATCGTACTGGAAGTAGGAGAAGCTCAGCAAAATGGAATTGAGATTATGAGACCAGATATTAACGAATCACTGAAACACTTTACTTATATTGATGACACGCATATACGTTTTGGCCTTAAGGCTATTAAGTGACTCTGAGATGGACCAATTGACGCGATACTTCACGCACGTAAAGATGGTATTTTTTCAGATTTACAAGATTTTATAAAAAGAGGATGACGAGAAACACTGTGAAAAAAATCACTAGAAGCACTTATCTATGCAGGAGCAATGGATATATTTTGAGAAAGAAATACATTACTTTGTAATATAGATGAGATAGTTAGGGCTTCTAAAAATGAAATAAAAAAAGAGTCTTCAGCTCAAATAGGGATGTTTGATACGGGACTTACTGATTTTGATGATAGTATAAAACTTCAAGAAGTGACTCCACTCAGTTATGAGCAGAAACTTTTCTGAGAAAAAGAAGTTCTTGGGTATATGGTTTCAGGTCATCCACTTGATTCTCTCAGACTCTATTGTCAAAGACGTTCTCGAAGTACGAAAAATCTATCTTCTTCACTTTCTGACTTAAAGAAAATTCATGATGAAAATCCTGAAAAATTTAAAGAGGATTTACAAAAACAGCAGATACAAGCTGTATGAGTCATAATAGATATGAGAAAAATTGTAACGAAGACCTGAAAAAATATGTTATTTTTGACGTGTGAGGGCTTCGAGTATGATTTTGAAGTTACTATTTTTAACAAAGACTATGATAAGTTCAAAGATTTAGTAGCAATTTGAAAAGTAATCATTGCTGAGTGAATGCTCGGAGTAAACTTTGAATACTGAAGAAAAAACCTGTATGTAAAAAGTATTATTGCAGCGAGTGTTACTCAAGTGAGAGAACAAGCACGAGATATGTGACTTCTAGATTCTAAAAAACGTACTATTTTAATCAAAGAATCTCTCTCTCAATCTGAAGATACGAAGCAATCAGAGAATCAAAATCAAGAAGCAGATAATAATCAAGATACTGATTGAAAAAATATTTCAGATAATTCTTCTGAATTTGAGTCAGAATTAGATGGAAAAATCAGTCAGAATAAATTCGAAAAATCAGAGAAAAATGAACCTACTGACACTCTGGATAAATATATTGTTATTATTCCTTCTTGAACTAAAATAGATCAAATCCATGAACTCAAGAATTTTCTTGCGAGTCAAGAGCCATGAATCACAAGTATTTATATTCTCCTTCAAGGACAAGAAGTTGATACTAAGTTTTCACTATGTTCTATTGAATGACTCAAAAAATGGGAAAAATCAAATCTTTGAGAAATATCACATGCTTAA
- a CDS encoding MBL fold metallo-hydrolase encodes MKNNILFKQMLDYETNTYTYIIADSNTKEAVIIDPVYEMATRDAKLIQELGLTVKYFLDTHVHADHITGSSELKEILGMGEIGVGENNKGITHNDLFLKDGEVLKIGDIEITVLETAGHTGGCVSYLIDNMVFTGDLIFVRGSGRTDFQSGSNENMYKNVHEKIYTLPDTTLIYPGHDYNGNMASTVAEEKQFNPRLKEENSFEDFETIMKNLKLPYPKKLEASLPANMKCGHRCG; translated from the coding sequence ATGAAAAATAATATACTCTTCAAGCAAATGCTTGATTATGAAACTAATACCTATACCTATATTATTGCTGACTCAAATACAAAAGAAGCAGTGATTATAGACCCTGTCTATGAAATGGCAACTCGTGATGCAAAACTTATCCAAGAACTTGGATTAACGGTAAAATATTTCCTAGATACACATGTGCATGCTGACCATATAACTGGAAGCTCTGAGCTCAAAGAAATACTTGGAATGTGAGAAATATGAGTTGGTGAAAATAATAAATGAATAACTCACAATGACCTCTTTCTCAAAGATGGAGAAGTTTTAAAGATTTGAGATATAGAAATTACAGTACTTGAAACTGCTGGGCATACTGGTGGATGTGTGAGTTATCTCATTGATAATATGGTCTTTACTGGTGACCTCATATTTGTTCGAGGTTCTGGAAGAACAGATTTCCAATCTGGATCCAATGAAAATATGTACAAAAATGTACACGAAAAGATTTATACACTCCCAGATACAACACTCATCTATCCATGACATGACTATAATGGAAATATGGCTAGTACCGTTGCAGAAGAGAAGCAATTTAACCCAAGATTAAAAGAAGAAAACAGCTTCGAAGATTTTGAAACGATTATGAAAAACCTAAAACTTCCGTATCCAAAAAAGCTAGAAGCCAGTCTTCCTGCAAACATGAAATGTGGACACAGATGTGGATAA
- a CDS encoding rhodanese-like domain-containing protein: MKEQIILDVRSHEEHNQEHIKGSIDMPLSYIESREAKVAKLLKGKQVLIMCRTGRRAELAQQILAPHSEIESLKVYKGGILEYKKEHPEEMVTGKNSSRIPIMRQVLIAAGSLVLTFLLLGYFVSPAFLLGVLFVSGGLMFSGISGNCLMATILGKMPFNT; this comes from the coding sequence ATGAAAGAACAAATAATCCTCGATGTACGAAGTCACGAAGAACATAATCAAGAACATATAAAATGATCTATCGATATGCCTTTGTCATATATTGAATCAAGAGAAGCAAAAGTTGCTAAACTCCTGAAATGAAAACAAGTCCTCATTATGTGTCGGACTGGTCGAAGAGCTGAACTCGCTCAGCAGATACTTGCTCCTCACAGTGAGATAGAAAGTCTCAAAGTATATAAATGAGGAATACTGGAATACAAAAAAGAACACCCAGAAGAGATGGTAACATGAAAAAACAGCTCGAGAATACCAATTATGAGACAAGTTCTCATTGCAGCAGGTTCGCTCGTACTTACATTTTTGTTACTTGGATATTTCGTCAGTCCAGCATTTCTTTTATGAGTCCTTTTTGTGAGTGGATGACTCATGTTTTCAGGAATTTCTGGAAACTGTCTTATGGCAACAATTCTCTGAAAAATGCCTTTTAATACCTAA
- a CDS encoding winged helix-turn-helix transcriptional regulator — MYKEILQKSGEVSKIMDILSHEKRLAMLCLLSEGDKNIAELTTLLEISQSLVSQFALKMKDQNILESRKEGKEVFYSVKDKKIGELMQALKNIYC, encoded by the coding sequence ATGTATAAAGAAATACTTCAAAAGTCTGGTGAAGTGAGCAAGATTATGGATATTTTGTCTCACGAAAAGAGACTTGCTATGCTCTGTTTACTCAGTGAATGAGATAAAAATATTGCTGAGTTAACAACACTTCTAGAAATCTCACAGTCACTCGTGAGCCAATTTGCCCTCAAGATGAAGGACCAAAATATTCTAGAGAGCCGAAAAGAAGGAAAAGAAGTCTTCTACTCTGTAAAAGACAAAAAAATATGAGAACTCATGCAAGCGCTTAAAAATATATATTGCTAA
- a CDS encoding Fic family protein, which yields MNNLYTLEKIDIDKFQISKAKLDHYFEQNISKYSDFNYLYWDKIKFQPVPKGFKDSKDLWGTIKFMRTLNYVSPIKTDSGEFFRFGELEFSKKLLHEIDKNASGTFYTPFSESDKRLFVTNGMLEEAISSSQLEGASTTSRNAVKMIKQGIKPKNDSDRMILNNYEVMYFVKDELVKKEKIDESDLLYLQEILTKGVIENKGEIGRFRDINDDNKDPIVVKFKGKIAHEPMKSEKMRVELKRLIDFMNDEGDFNTFVHPVIKAIVIHFWIGYLHPFCDGNGRTARALFYWYLLKNDYFGFSFIPLSSIIKKSKIEYAKSYIYSEQDDRDLGYFINYNLRKIKIALDAFQSDLKNRFKDNHSNLKDLRHLDLNDRQKKLLKYFLENKDSFTNSLIHKNYYNISKPTAVSDLNILRKKGLIYSTKSGRNISYFPVENLENLIKKD from the coding sequence ATGAATAATTTATATACTTTAGAAAAAATAGATATAGATAAATTCCAAATATCTAAAGCTAAACTTGACCACTATTTTGAGCAAAATATTTCAAAGTATTCTGATTTCAATTACTTATACTGGGATAAAATAAAATTTCAACCAGTACCAAAATGATTTAAAGATAGTAAAGACTTATGGGGAACAATAAAATTTATGAGAACTCTAAATTACGTTTCTCCAATCAAAACAGATTCTTGAGAGTTTTTTCGATTTTGAGAACTTGAATTTTCTAAAAAATTACTTCATGAAATTGATAAAAATGCTTCTTGAACTTTTTATACCCCTTTTTCAGAATCTGATAAAAGATTATTTGTTACCAACTGAATGTTGGAAGAAGCAATTAGTTCTAGTCAATTAGAATGAGCTTCTACTACATCTCGAAATGCAGTAAAAATGATTAAACAATGAATAAAACCAAAGAATGATTCAGATAGAATGATACTAAATAACTATGAAGTGATGTATTTTGTCAAAGATGAACTTGTTAAAAAAGAAAAAATTGATGAATCAGATCTTCTTTATTTACAAGAAATATTAACTAAGTGAGTTATAGAAAATAAATGAGAAATTTGAAGATTTAGAGATATTAATGATGATAATAAAGATCCCATCGTTGTTAAATTCAAGTGAAAAATTGCACATGAACCAATGAAGTCAGAAAAAATGAGAGTAGAATTGAAGCGTCTGATAGATTTTATGAATGATGAGGGAGATTTTAATACTTTTGTACATCCAGTAATTAAAGCAATTGTAATACATTTTTGGATATGATATTTACACCCTTTCTGTGATTGAAATGGTAGAACTGCTAGAGCTCTTTTTTATTGGTATTTATTAAAGAATGATTATTTTTGATTTTCTTTCATTCCACTTTCATCAATTATTAAGAAATCAAAAATTGAATATGCAAAATCATATATTTATTCTGAACAGGATGATAGAGATTTATGATATTTTATAAATTATAATCTAAGAAAAATTAAAATTGCATTAGATGCTTTTCAAAGTGATTTAAAGAATAGATTTAAAGACAATCATTCAAATTTAAAAGATCTTAGACATTTAGATCTAAATGATAGACAAAAAAAATTACTGAAATATTTTTTGGAAAATAAAGATTCTTTTACTAACTCATTAATTCATAAAAATTATTATAATATTTCCAAGCCTACAGCTGTATCAGATTTAAATATTTTAAGAAAAAAGTGATTAATTTACAGTACAAAATCTTGAAGAAACATTAGTTATTTTCCTGTAGAAAATTTAGAAAATTTAATTAAAAAAGACTAG